The Crocosphaera subtropica ATCC 51142 genome includes a window with the following:
- a CDS encoding DUF6888 family protein yields MPSHEQAIASVCVCQSLSDMLQPIHLFRYDPLYKHIYILAGNNEGIEIIIFEQGNWEFYEDDET; encoded by the coding sequence ATGCCTAGTCATGAACAAGCTATTGCCTCAGTTTGTGTTTGTCAATCTTTATCGGATATGTTGCAACCCATCCATTTATTTAGATATGATCCACTGTATAAACACATCTATATTTTGGCTGGCAATAACGAAGGAATAGAAATTATAATTTTTGAACAAGGAAACTGGGAATTTTACGAAGATGACGAAACCTAA
- a CDS encoding DUF6887 family protein produces the protein MTKPNFTQMTRKELKTYIRQNPTDDEAIRELFVNRRSPNAKKYPYPHSMSKEELDNIFRSKSQN, from the coding sequence ATGACGAAACCTAATTTTACACAAATGACTCGTAAAGAATTAAAAACTTATATCCGACAAAACCCTACTGATGATGAAGCAATTAGAGAACTATTTGTTAATCGTCGTAGCCCTAATGCTAAAAAATATCCCTATCCTCATAGTATGAGCAAAGAAGAGTTAGATAATATCTTTCGTTCTAAATCTCAAAATTAG
- a CDS encoding phage holin family protein, which produces MEILISLLITAISLLIIAQLPIGVEVDNFWKALVAAIVFGILNALVKPILIFLSIPLTILTLGLFLLIVNAIVFGLAAALVSGFRLRYGFWSALFGSICLSFINGVLSNFVG; this is translated from the coding sequence ATGGAAATATTAATTTCTTTGCTAATCACCGCTATCAGTTTATTGATTATTGCACAACTACCTATAGGCGTAGAAGTGGATAATTTTTGGAAAGCTTTAGTGGCTGCCATTGTTTTTGGTATTCTCAATGCCTTAGTTAAACCAATTCTAATTTTTCTTAGCATTCCTTTAACAATATTAACATTAGGATTATTTTTGTTAATTGTTAATGCCATCGTATTTGGCTTAGCTGCTGCTTTAGTGAGTGGTTTTCGCTTGCGTTATGGTTTTTGGAGTGCGCTTTTTGGATCAATTTGTCTCAGTTTTATTAATGGAGTTTTATCGAATTTTGTAGGATAA
- the proA gene encoding glutamate-5-semialdehyde dehydrogenase: MIVNSSSLLLKEIAEKTSQAARKLGGLSTDDRNQAIEAIAQALETASADIIKANELDCELAEKEGISKPLYNRLKLGETKLKATIKGVRDVVNLADPLGHISIHRELDEGLILKRVSCPLGVLGIIFEARPEALIQITSLAIKSGNAVILKGGKEAINSCQTLVKIIREALKNTKVDPDTVQLLTTREEIRNLLVLDEYIDLIIPRGSNEFVRFIQQNTNIPVLGHADGICHLYIDKQADLETATSITVDSKTQYPAACNAIETLLIHQDIAAEFLPKIAEALNSHQVKLKGDKLTQNYLNIEAATEEDWKTEYSDLILSIKVVDSLEVAINHINTYGSKHTDAIVTEDRNSAETFMNQVDAAGVYHNCSTRFADGFRYGFGAEVGISTQKMPPRGPVGLEGLVTYKYQVTGKGHIAATYSGDNAKAFTHKDV, translated from the coding sequence ATGATAGTTAATTCATCATCATTATTATTAAAAGAAATTGCCGAGAAAACTTCTCAAGCAGCGAGAAAATTAGGGGGACTTTCCACGGATGATCGCAACCAAGCCATAGAAGCGATCGCACAAGCTTTAGAAACTGCTTCAGCCGATATTATAAAAGCCAATGAATTAGACTGTGAACTAGCAGAAAAAGAAGGGATTTCTAAACCTTTATATAACCGTTTGAAACTGGGAGAAACTAAACTAAAAGCTACCATAAAAGGGGTCAGAGATGTGGTTAATTTAGCTGACCCTTTGGGTCATATTTCCATTCATAGAGAATTAGATGAAGGTTTGATTTTAAAACGGGTAAGTTGTCCTTTAGGGGTATTAGGAATCATTTTTGAAGCCCGTCCAGAAGCTTTGATTCAGATTACCAGTTTAGCTATAAAATCAGGGAATGCCGTTATTTTAAAGGGAGGAAAAGAAGCAATTAATTCTTGTCAAACTTTAGTGAAAATTATTAGAGAAGCTTTGAAAAACACCAAAGTTGATCCCGATACAGTACAGTTATTAACAACTCGTGAAGAAATTAGAAACTTGTTAGTTTTAGATGAATATATTGATTTAATTATCCCTAGAGGTTCCAATGAATTTGTCAGATTTATTCAACAAAACACCAATATTCCCGTTTTAGGTCATGCGGATGGAATTTGTCACTTATATATTGATAAACAAGCTGATTTAGAAACAGCAACTTCTATTACAGTAGACTCAAAAACTCAATATCCTGCTGCTTGTAATGCTATTGAAACCTTATTAATACATCAAGACATTGCTGCTGAATTTTTACCTAAAATTGCGGAGGCATTAAACTCCCATCAAGTTAAATTAAAAGGGGATAAATTAACTCAAAATTATCTAAATATTGAAGCAGCAACCGAAGAAGACTGGAAGACAGAATACAGTGATTTGATCTTATCTATTAAAGTTGTAGACTCTTTAGAAGTAGCCATTAATCATATTAATACCTATGGTTCAAAACATACTGATGCTATTGTTACCGAGGATAGAAATAGCGCAGAAACATTTATGAATCAAGTGGATGCTGCTGGCGTGTATCATAATTGTTCAACACGGTTTGCTGACGGGTTTCGTTATGGGTTTGGGGCAGAAGTTGGCATCAGTACCCAGAAAATGCCTCCTAGGGGTCCTGTGGGATTAGAAGGGTTAGTTACCTATAAGTATCAAGTTACAGGAAAAGGTCACATTGCAGCTACTTATTCTGGTGATAATGCAAAAGCTTTTACTCATAAAGACGTATAA